The following are encoded together in the Bacillus sp. NP157 genome:
- a CDS encoding MarR family transcriptional regulator, which yields MPKKPPSPVDIAASDLLTACGLLVRRVRAESNNLGLTWSQAAVLARLEMGGPTSTADLARAEAVKPQSMGVTLATMEQDGLVAREPHPTDGRQFLFALTTEGKDARRRTREAKHAWLTEAIARLSPHDRDDLAVAARVIRNLAETSTQDPA from the coding sequence ATGCCCAAGAAACCGCCGTCCCCCGTCGATATCGCCGCCAGTGACCTGCTCACGGCCTGTGGCCTGCTGGTGCGCCGCGTGCGTGCCGAGTCGAACAACCTTGGCCTGACCTGGTCGCAGGCTGCGGTGCTTGCACGACTGGAAATGGGTGGCCCGACGTCGACGGCCGACCTCGCCCGCGCCGAAGCGGTGAAACCGCAGTCGATGGGCGTCACGCTGGCGACGATGGAACAGGATGGCCTGGTGGCACGCGAGCCGCATCCGACCGATGGCCGCCAGTTCCTGTTCGCCCTGACGACGGAAGGCAAGGACGCGCGGCGGCGCACGCGCGAGGCGAAACATGCATGGCTGACCGAGGCCATCGCACGGCTTTCTCCGCACGACCGGGATGACCTCGCGGTCGCGGCGCGGGTGATCCGCAACCTCGCGGAAACGAGTACGCAGGATCCGGCGTGA
- a CDS encoding LysR family transcriptional regulator codes for MQLNALRYFAMVAASGSFIATARHFRVPASSVSRHIAALEKEVGQQLLYRHTRAVRLTEAGQRYYLTVREALDLLDMAGEQAADRDAPPKGLVRVNAPVALGRLHIAPILVGLQEAFPGLGVQLTLTDAFTDPVQEGSDITVRVGRLEDSGLVARTVGAQHYLVCASQRYLDRHGAPAAPADLARHNCLVYRGHRGAQRWYFRSSPDAAYEGFSVSGSFQSNNAEALVAAAEASLGVVLFPTWLFQSSSFRKGKLVKLLPAWEASVEAEPPAIHLVSPENRSRSKKVRVVTDYLLERIGSPPYWDRV; via the coding sequence ATGCAGCTCAATGCCTTACGCTACTTCGCCATGGTCGCCGCCAGCGGTAGCTTCATCGCGACGGCGCGGCACTTCCGCGTCCCGGCGTCCTCGGTGTCGCGGCACATCGCCGCTCTGGAGAAAGAGGTGGGGCAGCAGTTGCTGTACCGGCATACGCGGGCCGTGCGCCTGACCGAGGCCGGCCAGCGCTATTACCTGACGGTGCGCGAGGCGCTCGACCTGCTGGACATGGCGGGCGAGCAGGCGGCGGACAGGGATGCGCCGCCGAAGGGCCTCGTCCGGGTCAATGCCCCGGTGGCCCTGGGCCGCCTGCATATCGCGCCGATCCTCGTCGGCTTGCAGGAGGCGTTCCCCGGCCTCGGCGTGCAGCTCACCCTGACCGATGCGTTCACCGATCCCGTGCAGGAGGGCTCGGACATCACGGTGAGGGTGGGGCGGCTGGAAGATTCCGGGCTCGTCGCGAGAACGGTGGGGGCGCAGCACTACCTGGTCTGTGCGAGCCAGCGATACCTCGATCGCCACGGCGCGCCGGCCGCGCCGGCCGACCTCGCCCGGCATAACTGCCTCGTGTATCGCGGGCATCGAGGTGCGCAACGTTGGTATTTCCGCTCGTCGCCCGACGCGGCGTACGAGGGATTCAGTGTGAGCGGCAGCTTCCAGAGCAACAACGCCGAGGCCCTGGTGGCCGCTGCCGAGGCGTCGCTAGGCGTCGTGCTGTTCCCTACATGGCTGTTCCAGTCGTCGAGTTTCCGCAAGGGGAAGCTGGTGAAGTTGTTGCCCGCGTGGGAAGCCTCGGTGGAGGCTGAGCCTCCCGCCATCCACCTGGTGTCGCCGGAGAACCGGTCGCGCTCGAAGAAAGTGCGGGTAGTGACGGACTACCTGCTTGAACGCATCGGCAGTCCGCCGTACTGGGACCGGGTCTGA
- a CDS encoding NTP transferase domain-containing protein has translation MRGCAAHDAVVLAADGSGSLPFPKQRLTIAGETLLQRTVRLAKATGPTRLLVVLGAHADELAPLVTGTTILFNPTWEEGLASSLRRAAAALAGRTYPVLLTVVDQPCLTQEHLEKLFVAYDGSCDVVSAFGDDVGPPALLRPTTLASASELAANAPLRRLWLGAHPAAVRRDALGRKLDTPRDVEDAVAAGLLDG, from the coding sequence ATGCGTGGATGCGCGGCTCATGACGCGGTAGTGCTCGCCGCCGATGGCAGCGGCTCGCTCCCGTTCCCGAAACAGCGGCTGACCATCGCCGGCGAGACGCTCCTGCAGCGCACCGTCCGGTTGGCCAAGGCCACGGGGCCGACGCGGCTGCTGGTCGTGCTGGGGGCACATGCCGACGAGCTCGCGCCACTGGTCACCGGGACCACGATCCTGTTCAACCCGACCTGGGAAGAGGGCCTGGCATCGTCGCTGCGTCGCGCCGCCGCTGCGCTCGCTGGACGCACGTATCCGGTGCTGCTCACCGTCGTCGACCAGCCGTGCCTCACCCAGGAACACCTCGAAAAGCTCTTCGTTGCCTACGACGGCAGTTGCGATGTCGTTTCCGCGTTCGGCGACGACGTGGGACCGCCCGCGCTACTGCGCCCGACGACGCTGGCCAGCGCGTCCGAGCTTGCCGCGAATGCTCCGCTACGCCGGCTGTGGCTCGGCGCGCACCCGGCGGCCGTGCGCCGCGACGCCCTCGGCCGGAAGCTCGATACGCCGCGCGACGTCGAAGACGCGGTGGCGGCAGGGCTGCTGGACGGCTGA
- a CDS encoding alpha/beta hydrolase, which translates to MKLHHLPFVALALYASLVHADGRALQAIPLSAYTRAHWLVDIDHGRRLNVFCMGSGSPTVIFEAGGGDDSASFRSVQPAVAATTRTCTYDRAGIGFSDPSNRPATAMNVVADLHRLVQAISPHGAVVLVGHSDGGLYVPLYASTYPRDVAGIVLIDPFTVGADKMAAALLSPVQRKAWYASDDRDVENARHCLEEARAGRLTQPSAKDEASCLDSPPSPDAGRHAVLNAQLARPTEQEALLTAMLDTYPTKEHGMSGGELALQQANPGFGDMPLIVLSAGLSEQTALPGPVQAKISAAWKQSNDELAARTTRGSDVLVPDSHHYIQNEHPTAVIDAIRDVVSQARAVKSTPPS; encoded by the coding sequence ATGAAGCTCCATCATCTGCCGTTCGTCGCACTGGCGTTGTATGCCAGCCTCGTCCATGCCGACGGACGCGCGCTTCAGGCGATACCGCTCAGCGCGTACACCCGCGCGCACTGGCTCGTCGACATCGATCACGGCCGCCGTCTCAATGTGTTCTGCATGGGCAGCGGCTCGCCGACCGTTATCTTCGAAGCCGGTGGTGGCGATGACAGTGCCAGCTTCCGCTCGGTGCAGCCCGCCGTGGCGGCCACGACGCGGACTTGCACGTACGACCGCGCCGGCATCGGCTTCAGCGATCCGTCGAACCGGCCGGCCACCGCGATGAACGTCGTCGCCGACCTTCATCGGCTGGTCCAGGCCATCAGCCCGCACGGCGCCGTCGTCCTCGTCGGTCACTCCGACGGCGGCCTGTATGTGCCGCTGTATGCATCGACGTATCCCAGGGACGTTGCCGGCATCGTCCTGATCGACCCATTCACCGTGGGCGCGGACAAGATGGCCGCCGCACTGCTGTCACCGGTGCAGCGCAAGGCCTGGTACGCATCGGATGACCGTGACGTGGAAAACGCGAGGCATTGCCTCGAGGAAGCGCGGGCGGGCCGGCTGACGCAGCCTTCCGCGAAGGACGAAGCGTCCTGCCTGGACAGCCCACCGAGTCCCGATGCCGGAAGACACGCGGTACTGAACGCCCAGCTTGCCCGTCCCACGGAGCAGGAAGCCCTGCTGACAGCGATGCTCGACACATACCCGACGAAGGAGCACGGCATGTCGGGCGGCGAGCTTGCGCTCCAGCAAGCGAATCCGGGCTTTGGTGACATGCCCCTGATCGTGCTCTCCGCTGGCTTGAGCGAACAGACCGCCTTACCCGGCCCCGTCCAGGCAAAGATCTCGGCGGCGTGGAAACAGAGCAACGACGAACTCGCCGCGCGCACCACGCGCGGCAGCGACGTCCTTGTTCCCGATAGCCACCACTACATCCAGAACGAACATCCCACGGCCGTCATCGATGCGATACGCGATGTGGTCTCACAGGCGAGAGCGGTCAAGTCAACGCCACCCAGCTAG